One window of the Corvus moneduloides isolate bCorMon1 chromosome 10, bCorMon1.pri, whole genome shotgun sequence genome contains the following:
- the TRPM2 gene encoding transient receptor potential cation channel subfamily M member 2 isoform X4, which yields MSTRGRCAKVLPSELNKVCPERGDEPATQPRKMSDFEVVPNLQQSSSSVSKSRRKAHFPTGSNEKENLISWIPENIRKKECTYFVESSQTSDSGRIVCECGYLREQHLDDAAKPPIFLGKEWDPRRHIQEMPTDAFGDIRFTGLGQKTGKYVRVSSDTPPRVIYHLMTQHWGLDAPNLLISVTGGAKNFIMKPRLKNIFRQGLVKVAQTTGAWIITGGSHTGVMKQVGEAVRDFILSCSHKDGDIVTIGIATWGTVYNRDSLVCPMGGFPAEYVLDEENQGSLSCLDSNHSHFILVDDGTHGRYGVEIPLRTRLEKFISEQTKVKGGVAIKIPIVCVVLEGGPGTLDTIYNAITNGTPCVIVEGSGRVADVIAQVANLPVAKITIALIQKKLSILFHDTYELFTESKLVEWTKKIQDIVRSRQLLTIFREGKYGQQDVDVAILQALFKASRNQDHFGRENWDHQLKLAVAWNRVDIARSEIFTDDHDWKPSDLHPVMAAALISNKPEFVKLFLEQGVRLKEFVTWDTLVYLYDNLAPSCLFHSKLQKVLLEEREHTAGSKMPRLQMHHVSQVLRELLGCSTQPLYPKPKHTERPRLSIPVPHIKLNVQGSSLRSLCKRSAGRVTFTMDPVRDLLIWAVVQNCKELAEIIWAQSQDCMAAALACSKILKELAKEEEDTDTTDDMLALAEEYEHKAIGVFTDCYRKDEERAQKLLTRVSEAWGKTTCLQLALEAKNMNFVSHGGVQAFLTKVWWGKLCVDNGLWRVITCMLFFPLLYTNLITFREKRLQPMGCLTRLRAFFTAPIVIFLMNILSYFTFLLLFAYVLMVDFQPMPTWREYLIYFWLFSLVCEETRQLLYDPDGLGVVKMASLYIKDFWNKLDICAILVFIAGLTCRLIPSTLYPGRIILSLAFIIFCLRLMHIFTVSKTLGPKIIIVKRMMKDVFFFLFLLAVWVVSFGVAKQAILIHNEERVEWLFRGVVYHSYLTIFGQIPSYIDGVNFNIDQCSPNGTDPYKPKCPETNADNKKPIFPEWLTVILLCLYLLFTNILLLNLLIAMFNYTFQQVQEHTDQIWKFQRHDLIEEYHGRPPAPPPLILLNHLQLLVRRGLLRRPATHHKLKEKLEKNEEAALLSWEMYLKENYLQHQQCQEKQNTEQMIRDIAQRVDVLAELLDLDRVKRTGVVEQRLGSLEDQVQQSAQALRWMMQALRGNGFSSGEDVPPVGSSKALDTKEIDLEGRPEESQPPYHVLARNLLYPGSHTLRFPVPDEKVPWEVDFPLYDPPAYSADHKDMAVQDPFSLSLESLLKINYNTMDGLIDRQSFHGLYAVQDGLPLNPMGRTGLRGRGRLHCFGPNHALHPVVTRQCDHCWAEGSQVQLQHGRGLSHSWRRNLDGSIIRKSLKKMLEVLVAQYPLSDVWALPGGSLEPGETLPLKLKWILRREFWPQFQNLLKQGTEVHKGYLDDPRNTDNAWVETVAISVHFDTQNDVEMKRLNSFLQGCDPELCIRWQVLDKRIPLHANHKELLHKVSTLLGAYY from the exons ATGTCCACGCGTGGCCGGTGCGCCAAGGTGCTCCCCTCCGAACTGAACAAGGTGTGCCCCGAGAGAGGAGATGAGCCTGCCACACAGCCCAGGAAGATGAGCGACTTTGAGGTGGTGCCCaacctgcagcagagcagtagCAGCGTCTCGAAGAGCAGGCGGAAGGCTCATTTCCCCACTGGCAGCAATGAAAAG GAAAATCTCATCTCCTGGATTCCTGAAAACATCCGGAAGAAGGAATGCACCTATTTTGTAGAAAGCTCCCAGACATCAGATTCTGG GAGGATCGTTTGCGAGTGTGGCTATCTCAGGGAACAGCACCTGGACGATGCTGCCAAACCTCCCATCTTCCTGGGGAAGGAATGGGATCCCCGCAGGCACATCCAGGAAATGCCAACGGATGCCTTCGGCGATATCCGCTTCACAGGCCTGGGACAGAAGACAGGGAAG TACGTGCGTGTCTCCTCGGATACCCCTCCACGGGTCATCTACCACCTCATGACACAGCACTGGGGCCTCGACGCACCCAACCTGCTCATCTCAGTCACCGGGGGAGCCAAAAACTTCATCATGAAGCCAAGGCTGAAGAACATCTTCCGGCAAGGGCTAGTCAAGGTGGCCCAGACCACAG GAGCCTGGATCATCACGGGGGGGTCCCACACTGGTGTGATGAAACAGGTGGGAGAGGCAGTGCGAGACTTCATCCTGAGCTGCAGCCACAAGGACGGCGACATCGTCACCATCGGCATTGCCACCTGGGGGACCGTGTACAACCGGGACAGCCTCGTCTGCCCCATG GGGGGCTTTCCTGCTGAGTATGTGCTGGATGAGGAGAACCAAGGCAGCCTGTCATGCCTGGACAGCAACCATTCCCACTTCATCCTGGTGGATGATGGCACCCACGGGAGGTATGGGGTGGAAATCCCCCTGAGGACCAGGCTGGAGAAGTTCATTTCAGAGCAGACGAAGGTGAAAGGAG GCGTGGCTATCAAGATCCCCATCGTGTGTGTGGTGCTGGAAGGAGGCCCTGGGACTCTTGAT ACCATCTACAACGCCATCACCAACGGGACCCCGTGTGTGATTGTGGAAGGGTCCGGCCGTGTGGCCGATGTCATCGCCCAGGTGGCCAATCTGCCCGTGGCCAAGATAACCATCGCCTTGATCCAGAAGAAACTGAGCATCCTCTTCCACGACACCTATGAGCTCTTCACCGAGAGCAAACTGGTGGAGTGGACCAAGAAG ATCCAAGACATAGTGCGGAGCCGGCAGCTCCTGACCATCTTCAGAGAGGGCAAATACGGCCAGCAGGACGTGGATGTGGCCATCCTCCAGGCCCTCTTCAAAG CATCCCGAAACCAGGACCACTTTGGTCGTGAGAACTGGGACCACCAGCTGAAGTTGGCTGTGGCCTGGAACAGGGTGGACATTGCCCGAAGCGAGATCTTCACCGATGACCACGACTGGAAG CCCTCAGATCTCCACCCCGTGATGGCAGCTGCCCTGATTTCCAACAAGCCAGAGTTTGTGAAGCtgttcctggagcagggagtgcGTCTCAAGGAGTTTGTCACCTGGGACACCCTGGTTTACCTCTACGACAACCTGGCCCCGTCCTGCCTGTTCCACAGCAAGCTGcagaaggtgctgctggaggagagagaGCACACAGCCGGCTCCAAAATGCCAAGGCTCCAGATGCACCACGTCTCCCAGGtgctgcgggagctgctgggctgctccacACAGCCGCTGTACCCCAAGCCCAAGCACACGGAGCGGCCCCGGCTCTCCATCCCCGTGCCGCACATCAAGCTGAAC GTGCAGGGGTCAAGTCTCCGGTCCCTCTGCAAGCGCTCTGCTGGCCGAGTCACCTTCACCATGGACCCCGTCCGGGACCTGCTCATCTGGGCCGTGGTCCAGAACTGCAAGGAGCTGGCAGAAATCATCTGGGCCCAG AGCCAGGACTGCATGGCAGCTGCGCTGGCCTGCAGCAAAATCCTGAAGGAGCTggccaaggaggaggaggacacgGACACCACCGATGACATGCTGGCCCTGGCTGAGGAGTACGAGCACAAGGCAATTG GCGTGTTCACAGACTGCTACCGCAAGGATGAAGAGAGAGCCCAGAAGCTTCTCACCCGTGTCTCTGAAGCCTGGGGGAAGACAACCTGTCTGCAGCTGGCGTTGGAGGCCAAGAACATGAATTTTGTGTCCCATGGGGGTGTCCAG GCTTTTCTAACCAAGGTCTGGTGGGGGAAGCTGTGTGTGGACAACGGGCTTTGGCGGGTGATTACGTGCATGCTGTTCTTCCCCCTGCTCTACACCAACCTCATCACCTTCAG ggagaagaggctgCAGCCCATGGGCTGCCTGACACGTCTCCGAGCCTTCTTCACAGCACCCATCGTCATCTTCCTCATGAACATCCTCTCCTACTtcaccttcctcctgctcttcgCATACGTCCTGATGGTTGACTTCCAGCCGATGCCAACCTGGCGGGAATACCTCATCTACTTCTGGCTCTTCTCCCTGGTGTGCGAGGAGACCCGCCAG CTGTTGTATGACCCAGACGGACTCGGGGTAGTGAAAATGGCTTCCCTGTACATCAAGGACTTCTGGAATAAGCTGGACATCTGCGCCATTCTGGTCTTTATCGCCGGGCTGACTTGCAG GCTGATCCCATCAACATTATATCCTGGGCGCATCATACTGTCCCTGGCTTTTATCATTTTCTGCCTGCGCCTGATGCACATTTTCACAGTCAGTAAAACACTGGGGCCCAAGATCATCATTGTGAAGCGGATG ATGAAGGatgtcttcttctttctcttcctgctggcAGTGTGGGTGGTGTCCTTTGGGGTGGCCAAGCAGGCTATCCTGATCCACAACGAGGAACGCGTGGAGTGGCTTTTCCGTGGCGTGGTCTATCACTCCTACCTGACCATCTTTGGGCAGATTCCCTCCTACATCGATG GGGTCAACTTCAACATCGACCAGTGCAGCCCCAATGGGACCGACCCCTACAAGCCCAAGTGTCCAGAGACAAACGCGGACAACAAGAAACCCATCTTCCCAGAATGGCTGACGGTCATCTTGCTGTGCCTGTACCTGCTCTTCACCAACATCCTCCTCCTCAACCTCCTCATCGCCATGTTCAA CTACACCTTCCAGCAGGTGCAGGAGCACACGGACCAGATCTGGAAGTTCCAGCGGCACGACCTGATCGAGGAGTACCACGGCCGCCCACCCGCGCCCCCACCCCTCATCCTGCTCaaccacctgcagctcctggtccGGCGGGGCTTGCTCCGCCGGCCGGCCACACACCACAAGCTCA aggagaagctggagaagaaCGAAGAAGCTGCCCTTCTCTCGTGGGAGATGTACCTGAAGGAGAACtacctgcagcaccagcagtgccaggagaaGCAGAACACGGAGCAGATGATCCGGGACATTGCACAGAG GGTTGATGtactggcagagctgctggactTGGACCGGGTGAAGAGGACAGGGGTAGTGGAGCAAAGACTGGGCTCTCTGGAGGACCAG gTGCAGCAGAGTGCCCAGGCCCTGAGGTGGATGATGCAGGCGCTGAGGGGCAATGGCTTCAGCTCAGGCGAGGATGTGCCGCCCGTGG GCTCCTCCAAAGCCTTGGACACGAAGGAGATTGACCTGGAGGGGAGACCCGAGGAGAGCCAGCCCCCGTACCACGTGCTTGCCCGAAACCTCCTGTACCCTGGGTCTCACACTCTCCGCTTCCCTGTGCCAGATGAGAAGGTGCCCTGGGAG GTGGATTTCCCACTCTACGACCCCCCTGCCTACTCGGCCGACCACAAGGACATGGCTGTGCAGGACCCCTTCAGCCT CTCCTTGGAGTCTCTCCTGAAGATCAACTACAACACCATGGACGGGCTGATCGACCGGCAGAGCTTCCACGGGCTCTACGCCGTGCAGGACGGGCTGCCACT GAACCCCATGGGCAGGACGGGGCTGCGAGGCCGTGGGAGGCTGCACTGCTTTGGGCCCAACCATGCCCTGCACCCTGTTGTGACCCG CCAGTGTGACCactgctgggcagaggggagcCAAGTCCAGCTGCAGCATGGCAGGGGCCTCTCTcacagctggaggaggaatTTGGATGGGTCCATTATAAGGAAGAGCCTGAAGAAGATGCTGGAAGTCCTGGTGGCCCAATATCCGTTGTCAGAtgtctgggctctgcctggG GGGTCACTGGAGCCAGGTGAGACACTGCCACTGAAGCTCAAGTGGATCCTGCGCCGGGAGTTCTGGCCCCAGTTCCAGAACCTGCTGAAACAAGGCACTGAG GTACACAAGGGGTACCTCGACGACCCACGCAACACAGATAACGCCTGGGTGGAGACGGTCGCCATCAGCGTGCACTTCGACACCCAGAACGACGTGGAGATGAAGCGGCTGAATTCG TT
- the TRPM2 gene encoding transient receptor potential cation channel subfamily M member 2 isoform X1 has translation MSTRGRCAKVLPSELNKVCPERGDEPATQPRKMSDFEVVPNLQQSSSSVSKSRRKAHFPTGSNEKENLISWIPENIRKKECTYFVESSQTSDSGRIVCECGYLREQHLDDAAKPPIFLGKEWDPRRHIQEMPTDAFGDIRFTGLGQKTGKYVRVSSDTPPRVIYHLMTQHWGLDAPNLLISVTGGAKNFIMKPRLKNIFRQGLVKVAQTTGAWIITGGSHTGVMKQVGEAVRDFILSCSHKDGDIVTIGIATWGTVYNRDSLVCPMGGFPAEYVLDEENQGSLSCLDSNHSHFILVDDGTHGRYGVEIPLRTRLEKFISEQTKVKGGVAIKIPIVCVVLEGGPGTLDTIYNAITNGTPCVIVEGSGRVADVIAQVANLPVAKITIALIQKKLSILFHDTYELFTESKLVEWTKKIQDIVRSRQLLTIFREGKYGQQDVDVAILQALFKASRNQDHFGRENWDHQLKLAVAWNRVDIARSEIFTDDHDWKPSDLHPVMAAALISNKPEFVKLFLEQGVRLKEFVTWDTLVYLYDNLAPSCLFHSKLQKVLLEEREHTAGSKMPRLQMHHVSQVLRELLGCSTQPLYPKPKHTERPRLSIPVPHIKLNVQGSSLRSLCKRSAGRVTFTMDPVRDLLIWAVVQNCKELAEIIWAQSQDCMAAALACSKILKELAKEEEDTDTTDDMLALAEEYEHKAIGVFTDCYRKDEERAQKLLTRVSEAWGKTTCLQLALEAKNMNFVSHGGVQAFLTKVWWGKLCVDNGLWRVITCMLFFPLLYTNLITFRYSWQQGFPLAGGSCCGIPWAAEPTSLPALSREKRLQPMGCLTRLRAFFTAPIVIFLMNILSYFTFLLLFAYVLMVDFQPMPTWREYLIYFWLFSLVCEETRQLLYDPDGLGVVKMASLYIKDFWNKLDICAILVFIAGLTCRLIPSTLYPGRIILSLAFIIFCLRLMHIFTVSKTLGPKIIIVKRMMKDVFFFLFLLAVWVVSFGVAKQAILIHNEERVEWLFRGVVYHSYLTIFGQIPSYIDGVNFNIDQCSPNGTDPYKPKCPETNADNKKPIFPEWLTVILLCLYLLFTNILLLNLLIAMFNYTFQQVQEHTDQIWKFQRHDLIEEYHGRPPAPPPLILLNHLQLLVRRGLLRRPATHHKLKEKLEKNEEAALLSWEMYLKENYLQHQQCQEKQNTEQMIRDIAQRVDVLAELLDLDRVKRTGVVEQRLGSLEDQVQQSAQALRWMMQALRGNGFSSGEDVPPVGSSKALDTKEIDLEGRPEESQPPYHVLARNLLYPGSHTLRFPVPDEKVPWEVDFPLYDPPAYSADHKDMAVQDPFSLSLESLLKINYNTMDGLIDRQSFHGLYAVQDGLPLNPMGRTGLRGRGRLHCFGPNHALHPVVTRQCDHCWAEGSQVQLQHGRGLSHSWRRNLDGSIIRKSLKKMLEVLVAQYPLSDVWALPGGSLEPGETLPLKLKWILRREFWPQFQNLLKQGTEVHKGYLDDPRNTDNAWVETVAISVHFDTQNDVEMKRLNSFLQGCDPELCIRWQVLDKRIPLHANHKELLHKVSTLLGAYY, from the exons ATGTCCACGCGTGGCCGGTGCGCCAAGGTGCTCCCCTCCGAACTGAACAAGGTGTGCCCCGAGAGAGGAGATGAGCCTGCCACACAGCCCAGGAAGATGAGCGACTTTGAGGTGGTGCCCaacctgcagcagagcagtagCAGCGTCTCGAAGAGCAGGCGGAAGGCTCATTTCCCCACTGGCAGCAATGAAAAG GAAAATCTCATCTCCTGGATTCCTGAAAACATCCGGAAGAAGGAATGCACCTATTTTGTAGAAAGCTCCCAGACATCAGATTCTGG GAGGATCGTTTGCGAGTGTGGCTATCTCAGGGAACAGCACCTGGACGATGCTGCCAAACCTCCCATCTTCCTGGGGAAGGAATGGGATCCCCGCAGGCACATCCAGGAAATGCCAACGGATGCCTTCGGCGATATCCGCTTCACAGGCCTGGGACAGAAGACAGGGAAG TACGTGCGTGTCTCCTCGGATACCCCTCCACGGGTCATCTACCACCTCATGACACAGCACTGGGGCCTCGACGCACCCAACCTGCTCATCTCAGTCACCGGGGGAGCCAAAAACTTCATCATGAAGCCAAGGCTGAAGAACATCTTCCGGCAAGGGCTAGTCAAGGTGGCCCAGACCACAG GAGCCTGGATCATCACGGGGGGGTCCCACACTGGTGTGATGAAACAGGTGGGAGAGGCAGTGCGAGACTTCATCCTGAGCTGCAGCCACAAGGACGGCGACATCGTCACCATCGGCATTGCCACCTGGGGGACCGTGTACAACCGGGACAGCCTCGTCTGCCCCATG GGGGGCTTTCCTGCTGAGTATGTGCTGGATGAGGAGAACCAAGGCAGCCTGTCATGCCTGGACAGCAACCATTCCCACTTCATCCTGGTGGATGATGGCACCCACGGGAGGTATGGGGTGGAAATCCCCCTGAGGACCAGGCTGGAGAAGTTCATTTCAGAGCAGACGAAGGTGAAAGGAG GCGTGGCTATCAAGATCCCCATCGTGTGTGTGGTGCTGGAAGGAGGCCCTGGGACTCTTGAT ACCATCTACAACGCCATCACCAACGGGACCCCGTGTGTGATTGTGGAAGGGTCCGGCCGTGTGGCCGATGTCATCGCCCAGGTGGCCAATCTGCCCGTGGCCAAGATAACCATCGCCTTGATCCAGAAGAAACTGAGCATCCTCTTCCACGACACCTATGAGCTCTTCACCGAGAGCAAACTGGTGGAGTGGACCAAGAAG ATCCAAGACATAGTGCGGAGCCGGCAGCTCCTGACCATCTTCAGAGAGGGCAAATACGGCCAGCAGGACGTGGATGTGGCCATCCTCCAGGCCCTCTTCAAAG CATCCCGAAACCAGGACCACTTTGGTCGTGAGAACTGGGACCACCAGCTGAAGTTGGCTGTGGCCTGGAACAGGGTGGACATTGCCCGAAGCGAGATCTTCACCGATGACCACGACTGGAAG CCCTCAGATCTCCACCCCGTGATGGCAGCTGCCCTGATTTCCAACAAGCCAGAGTTTGTGAAGCtgttcctggagcagggagtgcGTCTCAAGGAGTTTGTCACCTGGGACACCCTGGTTTACCTCTACGACAACCTGGCCCCGTCCTGCCTGTTCCACAGCAAGCTGcagaaggtgctgctggaggagagagaGCACACAGCCGGCTCCAAAATGCCAAGGCTCCAGATGCACCACGTCTCCCAGGtgctgcgggagctgctgggctgctccacACAGCCGCTGTACCCCAAGCCCAAGCACACGGAGCGGCCCCGGCTCTCCATCCCCGTGCCGCACATCAAGCTGAAC GTGCAGGGGTCAAGTCTCCGGTCCCTCTGCAAGCGCTCTGCTGGCCGAGTCACCTTCACCATGGACCCCGTCCGGGACCTGCTCATCTGGGCCGTGGTCCAGAACTGCAAGGAGCTGGCAGAAATCATCTGGGCCCAG AGCCAGGACTGCATGGCAGCTGCGCTGGCCTGCAGCAAAATCCTGAAGGAGCTggccaaggaggaggaggacacgGACACCACCGATGACATGCTGGCCCTGGCTGAGGAGTACGAGCACAAGGCAATTG GCGTGTTCACAGACTGCTACCGCAAGGATGAAGAGAGAGCCCAGAAGCTTCTCACCCGTGTCTCTGAAGCCTGGGGGAAGACAACCTGTCTGCAGCTGGCGTTGGAGGCCAAGAACATGAATTTTGTGTCCCATGGGGGTGTCCAG GCTTTTCTAACCAAGGTCTGGTGGGGGAAGCTGTGTGTGGACAACGGGCTTTGGCGGGTGATTACGTGCATGCTGTTCTTCCCCCTGCTCTACACCAACCTCATCACCTTCAGGTactcctggcagcagggattTCCTCTGGCTGGGGGAAGCTGCTGCGGCAtcccctgggcagccgagcccacatccctccctgctctcagcagggagaagaggctgCAGCCCATGGGCTGCCTGACACGTCTCCGAGCCTTCTTCACAGCACCCATCGTCATCTTCCTCATGAACATCCTCTCCTACTtcaccttcctcctgctcttcgCATACGTCCTGATGGTTGACTTCCAGCCGATGCCAACCTGGCGGGAATACCTCATCTACTTCTGGCTCTTCTCCCTGGTGTGCGAGGAGACCCGCCAG CTGTTGTATGACCCAGACGGACTCGGGGTAGTGAAAATGGCTTCCCTGTACATCAAGGACTTCTGGAATAAGCTGGACATCTGCGCCATTCTGGTCTTTATCGCCGGGCTGACTTGCAG GCTGATCCCATCAACATTATATCCTGGGCGCATCATACTGTCCCTGGCTTTTATCATTTTCTGCCTGCGCCTGATGCACATTTTCACAGTCAGTAAAACACTGGGGCCCAAGATCATCATTGTGAAGCGGATG ATGAAGGatgtcttcttctttctcttcctgctggcAGTGTGGGTGGTGTCCTTTGGGGTGGCCAAGCAGGCTATCCTGATCCACAACGAGGAACGCGTGGAGTGGCTTTTCCGTGGCGTGGTCTATCACTCCTACCTGACCATCTTTGGGCAGATTCCCTCCTACATCGATG GGGTCAACTTCAACATCGACCAGTGCAGCCCCAATGGGACCGACCCCTACAAGCCCAAGTGTCCAGAGACAAACGCGGACAACAAGAAACCCATCTTCCCAGAATGGCTGACGGTCATCTTGCTGTGCCTGTACCTGCTCTTCACCAACATCCTCCTCCTCAACCTCCTCATCGCCATGTTCAA CTACACCTTCCAGCAGGTGCAGGAGCACACGGACCAGATCTGGAAGTTCCAGCGGCACGACCTGATCGAGGAGTACCACGGCCGCCCACCCGCGCCCCCACCCCTCATCCTGCTCaaccacctgcagctcctggtccGGCGGGGCTTGCTCCGCCGGCCGGCCACACACCACAAGCTCA aggagaagctggagaagaaCGAAGAAGCTGCCCTTCTCTCGTGGGAGATGTACCTGAAGGAGAACtacctgcagcaccagcagtgccaggagaaGCAGAACACGGAGCAGATGATCCGGGACATTGCACAGAG GGTTGATGtactggcagagctgctggactTGGACCGGGTGAAGAGGACAGGGGTAGTGGAGCAAAGACTGGGCTCTCTGGAGGACCAG gTGCAGCAGAGTGCCCAGGCCCTGAGGTGGATGATGCAGGCGCTGAGGGGCAATGGCTTCAGCTCAGGCGAGGATGTGCCGCCCGTGG GCTCCTCCAAAGCCTTGGACACGAAGGAGATTGACCTGGAGGGGAGACCCGAGGAGAGCCAGCCCCCGTACCACGTGCTTGCCCGAAACCTCCTGTACCCTGGGTCTCACACTCTCCGCTTCCCTGTGCCAGATGAGAAGGTGCCCTGGGAG GTGGATTTCCCACTCTACGACCCCCCTGCCTACTCGGCCGACCACAAGGACATGGCTGTGCAGGACCCCTTCAGCCT CTCCTTGGAGTCTCTCCTGAAGATCAACTACAACACCATGGACGGGCTGATCGACCGGCAGAGCTTCCACGGGCTCTACGCCGTGCAGGACGGGCTGCCACT GAACCCCATGGGCAGGACGGGGCTGCGAGGCCGTGGGAGGCTGCACTGCTTTGGGCCCAACCATGCCCTGCACCCTGTTGTGACCCG CCAGTGTGACCactgctgggcagaggggagcCAAGTCCAGCTGCAGCATGGCAGGGGCCTCTCTcacagctggaggaggaatTTGGATGGGTCCATTATAAGGAAGAGCCTGAAGAAGATGCTGGAAGTCCTGGTGGCCCAATATCCGTTGTCAGAtgtctgggctctgcctggG GGGTCACTGGAGCCAGGTGAGACACTGCCACTGAAGCTCAAGTGGATCCTGCGCCGGGAGTTCTGGCCCCAGTTCCAGAACCTGCTGAAACAAGGCACTGAG GTACACAAGGGGTACCTCGACGACCCACGCAACACAGATAACGCCTGGGTGGAGACGGTCGCCATCAGCGTGCACTTCGACACCCAGAACGACGTGGAGATGAAGCGGCTGAATTCG TT